The Ictidomys tridecemlineatus isolate mIctTri1 chromosome 1, mIctTri1.hap1, whole genome shotgun sequence DNA window GCCCCTCCCCAGGCACTTCCTCAGGGCGCCCACCacctccttgttcctcaggctgtagatgaggGGGTTGAGCGTGGGGGTCACTATGGTGCCCAGCACAGCTCCTATCTGGTCTTGCTCCGGTGTATGGGCAGAGCTGGGTGTCATGTAGATGAAGATGGCCTGGCCAAAGTAAAGACTCACCACTGTcaggtgggaggagcaggtggcCAGGGCTTTGTTCCTGCCCTTCTGAGAGTTCATCCTGAGGACGGTGAGGAAGATGACAGTGTAGGAGGCCAGGATAAGAAGAAATGGGACCAGCAGAAACACGATGGTTGATACAAATTTCACCATCTCATAGACGGACGTGTCCACACAAGACATCCTCAGAATGGCAGGCATCTCACAGAAGTAATGGTCGATCTCCCTGGAGCCACAGATGGGGAAGTGCATGGGGTAGACGGTGTGCACAAGCGCTGCAAGAGCTCCTCCAGCCCAGGCCGAGACAGCCATCTGTAAACAGACCTTGGGGCTCATGAGGACTGTGTACCTCAGGGGGTTACAGACAGCCAcgtagcggtcataggccatgagGGTCAGCAGGATGCACTCAGCAAGGCCCAGGGTGAGGAAGGCAAACATCTGGGCAGCACAGGCCAGGAAGGAAATGCTCCTCTTCCCCGAGAAATGGTTGGCTAGCATCTTGGGCACCGTGCTGGAGATGTAAGCCAGGTCAATGACAGACAgctggctgagcaggaagtacaTGGGGGCGTGCAGCCGGGGGTCCAGCCAGATGAGGAGGAGCAGCGTGGAGTTTCCAGCAAAGGCCGTGGTGTATAAGAGGAGAATGATGAGGACCAGGAGGCTGGGATGCCT harbors:
- the LOC101961173 gene encoding olfactory receptor 2T27 — protein: MEKNETSTDFVLLGLFPRFRHPSLLVLIILLLYTTAFAGNSTLLLLIWLDPRLHAPMYFLLSQLSVIDLAYISSTVPKMLANHFSGKRSISFLACAAQMFAFLTLGLAECILLTLMAYDRYVAVCNPLRYTVLMSPKVCLQMAVSAWAGGALAALVHTVYPMHFPICGSREIDHYFCEMPAILRMSCVDTSVYEMVKFVSTIVFLLVPFLLILASYTVIFLTVLRMNSQKGRNKALATCSSHLTVVSLYFGQAIFIYMTPSSAHTPEQDQIGAVLGTIVTPTLNPLIYSLRNKEVVGALRKCLGRGCSCSQECSSLNFQRSHRHLMS